A segment of the Nitrospirota bacterium genome:
GACGACCAAAAGCTGTTTCGGGGACGGATGATTCTCATCGTTATCGGCCCTTCAACCCTTGCCATTTCCGTGGCCTTGCCAATATAATCAGCCCCATGCTGGCCAAGGTCCTGAGCGCGGCCCTCATGGGGATTGACGCCCTTTCGGTGGAGGTGGAGGTGGACATCGCTCAGCGGGGCCTGCCCCATTTCTCCATGGTGGGCCTCCCCGATGCCGCGGTGAAGGAGAGCCGTGACAGGGTGAAGGCGGCACTGAAGAACGTGGGGTTCAACTTCCCCCTGAAGCCCGTCACCGTAAACCTTGCCCCCGCCGACCTGAGGAAAGAGGGCTCGGCCTTCGACCTGCCCATCGCCGTGGGCCTGGCCGCCGCGGAGGGGGCCATCCCCCTCGTGGCCATGGACGGGTTTCTCTTCACCGGGGAGCTGTCCCTGGACGGCGCGCTCAAACCGGTGCGGGGAGCGCTATCCATGGCGCTTCTGGCCCAGAAGGAGGAAAAGAAGCTCATCCTTCCCGGGGCCAACGCCCGGGAGGCCGCCGTGGTGGAGGGCGTGGAGGTCTACGGCGCCGGGAGCCTGCCGGAGGTGATAGAGTATCTCCGCGGAAGCGGGAGCATTGAGAGGACCGTGGTCTCGCTGGCCGAGGTGATGGCCGAGAACTCGGTCTACGAGGAGGACTTCTCCGACGTCAAGGGGCAGGAGCACGCCAAGCGCGCCCTGGAGGTGGCCGCCGCAGGAGGGCACAACGTCCTCATGATAGGCCCGCCGGGCTCGGGCAAGACCATGCTCAGCAAGCGCCTCCCCACCGTCCTTCCGCCCATCAGCTTCACCGAGGCCCTGGAGACCACCCGCATCCACAGCGTGGCTGGCGGCATGCGCCCGGCCGACGGGGCGGTCATCGCCCGGAGGCCCTTTCGCTCCCCGCACCACACCATAAGCGACGTGGCCCTCATCGGCGGCGGGCAGAACCCGCGGCCGGGGGAGGTGAGCCTCTCGCATAACGGGGTGCTGTTTCTGGACGAGCTTCCGGAGTTCAAGCGGAGCGTCCTGGAGGTGCTGAGGCAGCCCATAGAAGACGGCGTGGT
Coding sequences within it:
- a CDS encoding YifB family Mg chelatase-like AAA ATPase; protein product: MLAKVLSAALMGIDALSVEVEVDIAQRGLPHFSMVGLPDAAVKESRDRVKAALKNVGFNFPLKPVTVNLAPADLRKEGSAFDLPIAVGLAAAEGAIPLVAMDGFLFTGELSLDGALKPVRGALSMALLAQKEEKKLILPGANAREAAVVEGVEVYGAGSLPEVIEYLRGSGSIERTVVSLAEVMAENSVYEEDFSDVKGQEHAKRALEVAAAGGHNVLMIGPPGSGKTMLSKRLPTVLPPISFTEALETTRIHSVAGGMRPADGAVIARRPFRSPHHTISDVALIGGGQNPRPGEVSLSHNGVLFLDELPEFKRSVLEVLRQPIEDGVVTVSRAVASVTYPAGFMLVAAMNPCPCGYFGDPRHQCTCSASAIHRYRTRVSGPLMDRFDIHIEVPAVPYKELSAEYAGEPSRAVRERVIRARERQLERYGGTSVFSNSRMRTRHVKKHCRLRQEAHELLEMAMHKLGLSARAYTRVLKLSRSIADLEGAEDILTHHVSEAIQYRTLDRGWV